The following are from one region of the Yoonia sp. R2331 genome:
- a CDS encoding caspase family protein, whose amino-acid sequence MKALVTAAALCCAALPAWAEKTYGLVIGIDDYANVPDLQGAVNDARDIADALAGIGAEVTLLLDQDATRAAIFAAWEATAAKVQPGDRLVVSYAGHGSYEPEYIIGSEADGRDENFLLSGFSFQGAGAAERIRDDEIAALIALTPQAEVVFLADSCHSGTVSRNVTPVLGYRYVIGGKLSDDPLPPPPPRTSPSEGKDDVALFLAAVDDANKVPEFLIDGAPRGALSYSFARGLRGAADTDENGAVTKDELASYVRRSVREVSQGLQAPQISPRGDEERVLFALDGAPTPVMIEVSPFEKTLAGLPPLAVAQNGGNFGATVLAGIDGVQLVEDPLAAGAFADFSAGVLRSTVGDVLASFDESSAAAGLEQAVNKMRVTQAIADAGPAGRLEVRFAEGDRSYTSRDRVTVQIRGRSTPYITLVAVASDGSVSLLYPYQGDGINDPQAVIPADPLNLVLQVTPPFGADHIIAIETNGDGADLRAVLSHLDSQSSRTPKLWEVLRTAVLKMDTQPRIALFPFYTRP is encoded by the coding sequence ATGAAGGCGCTTGTCACAGCCGCAGCACTTTGCTGCGCCGCCCTGCCCGCCTGGGCCGAAAAGACCTATGGCCTTGTGATTGGCATCGACGACTATGCCAACGTGCCGGACCTGCAAGGGGCGGTGAATGACGCGCGCGACATCGCGGACGCGCTGGCGGGCATCGGGGCCGAAGTCACGTTGCTTCTGGACCAGGACGCCACCCGCGCCGCGATCTTCGCTGCTTGGGAAGCGACCGCCGCCAAGGTCCAACCCGGCGACCGGCTGGTGGTCAGCTATGCCGGCCACGGGTCTTATGAACCTGAATATATCATCGGGTCCGAAGCGGATGGCCGGGACGAGAACTTCCTACTTTCGGGCTTTTCGTTTCAGGGGGCCGGGGCCGCCGAACGCATCCGCGATGATGAAATCGCGGCGCTGATTGCCCTGACCCCGCAGGCAGAGGTCGTGTTTCTGGCCGACAGCTGCCATTCCGGCACCGTGTCGCGCAACGTGACCCCGGTCTTGGGCTACCGCTATGTGATCGGCGGCAAGCTGTCCGATGATCCACTTCCGCCACCCCCGCCCCGCACGTCGCCCAGCGAAGGCAAGGATGACGTGGCGCTGTTTCTGGCCGCCGTCGATGACGCCAACAAGGTGCCGGAATTCCTGATCGACGGCGCACCGCGCGGCGCGCTGTCCTATTCCTTTGCCCGTGGCCTACGGGGGGCTGCGGACACAGACGAAAACGGTGCAGTGACCAAGGACGAACTGGCCTCTTATGTGCGCCGCTCGGTCCGTGAAGTCAGCCAAGGCCTGCAAGCGCCTCAGATCAGCCCGCGTGGCGACGAGGAACGCGTCCTGTTCGCACTCGATGGTGCCCCTACCCCGGTGATGATCGAGGTCTCTCCGTTTGAAAAAACCCTCGCCGGTTTGCCGCCACTGGCCGTCGCCCAAAACGGCGGCAATTTCGGGGCCACGGTGCTGGCCGGGATCGACGGGGTGCAACTGGTCGAAGACCCGCTGGCTGCCGGGGCCTTTGCCGATTTCTCGGCGGGTGTCCTGCGCTCGACCGTGGGCGATGTGCTGGCCAGTTTTGACGAATCCTCGGCTGCCGCAGGTCTTGAACAAGCGGTTAACAAAATGCGGGTGACACAGGCCATCGCAGATGCCGGTCCCGCCGGAAGGCTCGAGGTGCGCTTTGCCGAAGGCGACCGGAGCTATACCAGCCGCGACCGCGTGACTGTGCAGATCAGGGGCCGCAGCACGCCCTATATCACGCTTGTTGCTGTCGCCTCTGACGGGTCGGTGTCTTTGCTTTATCCCTATCAGGGCGACGGCATCAATGACCCCCAGGCTGTGATCCCCGCGGACCCTTTGAACCTTGTTTTACAGGTGACACCGCCCTTTGGGGCGGATCATATCATCGCCATTGAAACCAACGGTGACGGCGCTGATCTGCGTGCGGTCCTGTCCCATCTCGACAGCCAATCCAGCCGCACCCCAAAACTATGGGAGGTGCTGCGCACCGCCGTGTTGAAGATGGACACACAACCCCGGATCGCGCTTTTCCCGTTCTACACCCGGCCATGA
- a CDS encoding OmpA family protein, protein MRHLSLLTLLGLSIATPALACDNYDAAVAAVQSNDAAAATALFDGLVADNDCTDDFREWVGDFLARDAFAVTLTDADDATKRAALQTALGYERHWRSFAGLGHLDWAAADYANAAANFQLALNELAEGDQSHDAATDEIAEIYQLATAALALSDDVVDLPVTRAGNPSVMLTGKVRGFEVEEIPLPITFEYNSVQFDAAGLDYANALVNHLLMVNPVSVNLGGHTDPVGGEDFNLALSEARAEALATYIKAAGFTGDIITTPYGESRLPEPPAGIEAGSEEHHRIARRVSFASQ, encoded by the coding sequence ATGAGACACCTTTCCCTTCTGACCCTGCTGGGTCTCAGCATTGCCACACCGGCACTGGCCTGCGACAACTACGACGCTGCCGTCGCCGCCGTCCAAAGTAATGACGCGGCCGCTGCAACCGCCCTATTTGACGGGCTGGTGGCCGACAACGATTGCACTGACGATTTTCGCGAATGGGTCGGCGACTTTCTGGCCCGCGATGCCTTTGCCGTGACGCTGACCGATGCTGATGACGCCACCAAACGCGCCGCCCTGCAAACCGCGCTGGGCTATGAACGCCACTGGCGCAGCTTCGCCGGGTTGGGCCATCTCGACTGGGCCGCCGCCGATTATGCAAACGCCGCGGCCAACTTCCAACTTGCGCTGAACGAACTGGCCGAGGGCGACCAAAGCCATGACGCCGCCACCGATGAAATTGCAGAAATCTACCAACTCGCGACCGCCGCACTGGCCTTGTCCGATGACGTTGTGGACTTGCCGGTCACCCGCGCAGGCAACCCCAGCGTGATGCTAACCGGCAAGGTGCGCGGCTTTGAGGTCGAGGAAATCCCGCTGCCGATCACCTTTGAATATAACTCGGTGCAATTTGACGCCGCCGGACTGGACTACGCCAACGCGCTGGTCAACCACCTGCTGATGGTGAACCCGGTCAGCGTAAACCTTGGCGGCCACACCGACCCCGTCGGCGGCGAAGACTTCAACCTTGCCCTGTCTGAAGCCCGCGCCGAGGCACTGGCGACCTACATCAAGGCCGCCGGCTTTACCGGTGACATCATCACAACCCCCTACGGCGAAAGCCGCCTGCCAGAGCCCCCTGCGGGGATCGAGGCCGGATCAGAGGAGCACCACCGCATCGCGCGGCGCGTGTCCTTTGCAAGCCAATGA